The Vicia villosa cultivar HV-30 ecotype Madison, WI linkage group LG1, Vvil1.0, whole genome shotgun sequence genome includes a region encoding these proteins:
- the LOC131657058 gene encoding uncharacterized protein LOC131657058 — translation MYAGMMKDNLNVDWQGVLKWNNARPRALITLWLLCHGKPATKDRMIRFGLITESICSMCKEADESINHIFFECRVTNKIWKTTLGWMNIDRDPKGWNAELEWIDENTKKKGWKSSILKMACAEAVYEILSYRNAIVFKKYTQYSVIDRILDNIVYRSWMSQKHRKYIA, via the coding sequence ATGTATGCTGGTATGATGAAAGATAACTTGAATGTGGATTGGCAAGGAGTTCTGAAATGGAACAATGCTAGGCCTAGAGCACTCATCACATTATGGCTGCTATGTCATGGAAAGCCGGCAACTAAGGATAGGATGATAAGATTCGGATTGATAACTGAAAGTATCTGCAGCATGTGTAAAGAGGCTGATGAATCAATAAATCATATTTTCTTTGAATGCAGGGTTACCAACAAAATTTGGAAAACTACCCTTGGATGGATGAACATTGACAGGGACCCTAAAGGCTGGAATGCAGAGCTCGAGTGGATAGACGAGAACACAAAGAAAAAAGGCTGGAAATCGAGTATCCTAAAAATGGCTTGTGCTGAAGCTGTTTATGAAATTTTGAGCTATAGGAATGCAATAGTGTTTAAGAAGTATACACAATATAGTGTTATAGATAGAATTTTGGATAACATTGTTTATAGGAGCTGGATGTCACAAAAACATAGGAAATACATAGCATAA
- the LOC131618931 gene encoding ribonuclease TUDOR 2-like, translating into MEALVEQVRDGSTLRIYLLPEFQFVQVFVAGIQSPQMGRRAAPETVVEPEVTVDSTNGDVPAEPRAPLTSAQRLAVSASAAESSADTFGPDAKFFTEMRVLNRDVRIVLEGVDKFSNLIGSVYYPDGESAKDLALELVENVSNMLE; encoded by the exons ATGGAGGCACTTGTTGAGCAGGTTCGTGACGGAAGTACTCTCCGAATCTACTTGCTTCCGGAGTTTCAGTTTGTCCAAGTTTTTGTTGCTGGAATCCAG TCCCCACAAATGGGAAGGAGAGCTGCACCTGAAACTGTTGTTGAACCCGAGGTAACAGTTGATAGCACTAATGGAGATGTCCCTGCAGAACCTCGAGCTCCACTTACATCTGCACAAAGACTTGCTGTTTCAGCATCTGCTGCTGAAAGTTCAGCTGATACTTTTGGACCAGATGCTAAATTTTTCACTGAGATGCGTGTATTGAATCGGGAT GTTAGGATTGTCCTGGAAGGTGTGGATAAGTTCAGCAATTTGATTGGGTCAGTGTATTATCCTGATGGTGAATCAGCAAAGGACCTGGCATTGGAGCTTGTTGAAAACGTAAGTAATATGCTTGAATAG